A window of Eubacteriaceae bacterium ES3 contains these coding sequences:
- the greA gene encoding transcription elongation factor GreA codes for MEANNRKMVTQDGFNKMKQELDHLKTVRRHEVAERIKTAREFGDLSENAEYDEAKNEQGFIEGRISELEQQLKIIEVIDDEKIHTEDVGVGSTVKIKNSMMDIVAEYKIVGSAESDPLNNKISNESPIGSALLGGKVGEVVKVQIPDGEVDYQILEIRR; via the coding sequence ATGGAAGCAAATAATAGAAAAATGGTTACACAAGATGGTTTTAATAAAATGAAACAGGAACTGGACCATCTTAAAACTGTGAGACGTCATGAAGTGGCAGAACGAATCAAAACTGCACGTGAGTTTGGTGATTTAAGTGAAAATGCTGAATATGATGAAGCGAAAAATGAACAGGGCTTCATTGAAGGTCGAATCTCTGAGCTGGAACAGCAACTAAAAATCATTGAAGTAATTGATGATGAAAAAATTCATACTGAAGATGTAGGCGTCGGAAGTACTGTCAAAATTAAAAATTCGATGATGGATATTGTTGCTGAGTATAAAATTGTCGGATCTGCCGAGTCAGATCCGCTGAACAATAAGATATCTAATGAATCGCCTATTGGGTCAGCTTTACTTGGTGGAAAAGTTGGAGAAGTTGTTAAAGTTCAGATTCCAGATGGTGAAGTAGATTATCAAATTCTGGAAATCAGAAGATAG
- a CDS encoding molybdopterin-dependent oxidoreductase, giving the protein MKRLILIGILLLTVTGILTSCSSSTGTDTQTTATASRYQVNEIQEYQGTNLDPSIGPRDNSIKGVQFVDIDSYTLSVFGLVDTPISLTYDEVLKLDSYERLITLHCVEGWDATILWKGVLLKDIMDLSGVQFQANTVIFHSVDGYTTSLPLEQIVSHNLILAYSANGIDLPPEMGYPFIVVAEDKLGYKWARWVSGIELSDDPNYLGYWESLGYSNDATLN; this is encoded by the coding sequence ATGAAAAGACTTATTTTGATTGGCATTCTTCTACTTACCGTCACAGGAATTCTAACTAGTTGCAGCTCTTCAACTGGAACAGATACCCAAACTACTGCTACAGCCAGCCGTTACCAGGTAAATGAAATTCAAGAATACCAGGGAACAAATCTTGACCCTTCTATTGGACCCAGAGATAATTCTATTAAAGGCGTTCAATTTGTAGATATCGATTCGTATACTCTCTCCGTATTCGGTCTTGTAGATACACCCATATCATTAACTTATGACGAAGTATTAAAACTGGATTCCTACGAGCGCCTGATCACCCTCCACTGCGTAGAAGGTTGGGATGCAACGATACTTTGGAAAGGGGTTCTTTTAAAAGATATAATGGATTTATCTGGAGTTCAGTTCCAGGCTAACACCGTAATTTTTCATTCTGTCGATGGCTACACTACTTCATTACCTCTTGAGCAAATTGTTTCTCATAATCTTATTTTGGCATATAGTGCAAATGGAATTGATCTGCCTCCAGAGATGGGCTATCCTTTCATTGTCGTAGCTGAAGACAAACTGGGTTATAAATGGGCTCGATGGGTTTCAGGAATTGAACTCTCTGATGACCCTAATTATTTGGGTTATTGGGAGAGTTTAGGCTATAGCAACGATGCAACTTTAAACTAA
- a CDS encoding DUF2087 domain-containing protein, whose protein sequence is MTKANNLKTNINISKFLDERGRINQLPKKKTTRLEILTYLTQKFDLNKDYTEKEVNEMCQVWHTFDDYFILRRELIDYGLLKRTVNGSRYWKPDHN, encoded by the coding sequence ATGACTAAAGCAAACAATTTAAAAACTAATATTAATATCAGTAAGTTTCTTGATGAGCGTGGTAGAATAAATCAGCTACCTAAAAAGAAAACCACAAGATTAGAAATTTTAACTTACTTGACTCAGAAATTTGACCTAAACAAGGATTATACAGAAAAAGAGGTCAATGAAATGTGTCAAGTATGGCATACTTTTGATGATTATTTTATATTGCGAAGAGAATTGATTGACTATGGACTTTTAAAACGTACGGTCAATGGTTCCCGTTATTGGAAACCGGACCATAATTAG
- the lysS gene encoding lysine--tRNA ligase, with protein MSTENLSELLEIRRDKLKKLQEAGKDPFKETHYDISAYAKEIEENYEQYEEVKVSMAGRIMSKRGQGKVSFYDLQDSTGRIQMFLKKDNLSERYDEIKTYDIGDIVGISGEVFKTKMGQISVRVSELTLLSKSLQILPEKYHGLKDMELRYRQRYVDLIVNPEVKTVFQVRSQLLRKIREFYDNRGFIEVETPVLSNLAGGANARPFISHHNALDIPLYLRIALELPLKRLIVGGFDKVYEVSRVFRNEGMDATHNPEFTLLESYEAYANYHNLMDMLEELYSYLGKEVNGSELIQYGEEQISLKAPFKRERMVDLVKEHTGVDFDVMTDVAEAKEAAKKLNVDVEDQNSVGEIMAEVFDQYVEDKLIQPTFVTMHPVEISPLAKRDPQDPRYTERFELYINGAECANAFSELNDPIDQKERFMSQVQKKAEGDDEAHPFDEDFINALEVGLPPTGGLGIGIDRLVMLFTNQHSIRDVILFPTMKPVDN; from the coding sequence TTGTCAACAGAAAATCTTAGTGAATTATTGGAAATCAGACGGGATAAGTTAAAAAAACTTCAGGAAGCTGGAAAAGATCCTTTTAAAGAAACACATTACGATATCAGTGCCTATGCAAAAGAGATTGAAGAGAACTATGAACAGTATGAAGAAGTAAAAGTGTCCATGGCTGGACGGATTATGTCAAAACGTGGACAGGGGAAAGTTTCTTTTTATGATCTGCAGGATTCGACTGGAAGAATTCAGATGTTTCTCAAAAAAGACAATCTTTCTGAACGGTATGACGAAATAAAAACCTATGATATTGGCGATATTGTCGGCATTTCCGGTGAGGTTTTTAAAACTAAAATGGGGCAGATTTCCGTACGGGTTTCGGAGCTTACGCTTCTTAGTAAATCGCTTCAAATTTTGCCTGAAAAATACCACGGACTGAAAGATATGGAACTGAGATATCGACAGCGCTATGTAGATTTGATTGTAAATCCTGAAGTTAAAACAGTTTTTCAGGTGAGATCACAGCTGCTTCGAAAAATCCGGGAGTTTTATGACAACCGTGGATTTATTGAAGTGGAAACGCCAGTTCTGTCAAATCTAGCTGGTGGTGCCAATGCCCGACCATTTATTTCACATCACAATGCCCTGGATATTCCACTATATTTGCGAATAGCATTGGAATTACCGCTTAAACGATTGATTGTTGGGGGCTTTGACAAAGTCTATGAAGTTAGCCGGGTGTTTAGAAACGAAGGGATGGATGCAACCCATAACCCAGAGTTTACTCTGCTTGAATCTTATGAAGCCTATGCTAACTATCATAACCTTATGGATATGCTGGAAGAATTGTACAGCTATCTGGGTAAAGAGGTTAACGGCTCTGAACTCATTCAATATGGAGAAGAGCAGATTAGTTTGAAAGCACCGTTTAAACGGGAGCGAATGGTGGATTTGGTCAAAGAACATACTGGGGTTGACTTTGACGTGATGACTGATGTGGCTGAGGCTAAAGAAGCGGCGAAAAAACTGAATGTGGATGTTGAAGACCAGAATTCTGTTGGCGAAATTATGGCTGAAGTATTCGATCAATATGTAGAAGATAAACTTATTCAACCTACTTTTGTAACAATGCATCCTGTGGAAATCTCACCATTGGCAAAACGAGATCCGCAAGATCCTCGATATACAGAGCGTTTTGAGTTATATATTAATGGAGCAGAATGTGCAAATGCGTTCTCAGAACTAAACGACCCTATTGATCAAAAAGAAAGATTTATGTCACAAGTTCAGAAAAAAGCTGAAGGTGATGATGAAGCCCATCCTTTTGATGAAGACTTTATTAATGCGCTGGAAGTGGGTTTGCCTCCAACAGGTGGTTTAGGGATCGGAATTGACCGTTTAGTGATGTTGTTTACAAATCAACACAGCATTCGTGACGTTATTTTATTCCCGACGATGAAACCAGTGGATAATTAA
- the serS gene encoding serine--tRNA ligase has translation MLDIKRIRENMELVQEGLNKRGDYDLQPVLELDEKRRSLLQQVEEMKKRQNQVNKEIPKLKKENKDCTEIFEEMKELANRVKELDGEIREVDESLRFQLLSLPNVPNPDVTVGKDDSFNKEVRKWGEPRVFDFEIKAHWDIGVDLDILDFERAAKITGARFSMFKAEGARLERALINFMLYIHCTKHQYTEISPPFMVNRDSMTGTGQLPKFEEDAFHLPSKDYFLVPTAEVPVTNIYRDEILTEDDLPQYLTAYTPCFRQEAGSAGRDTRGLIRNHQFDKVEMVKFSHPDRSYEELERLTNDAEEILQLLEIPYRVVELCTGDLGFSSAKTYDIEVWMPSYNRYVEISSCSNFEDYQARRANIRYRDEKTKKPQFVHTLNGSGLAVGRTLAAILENYQNADGTVTVPEKLVHAMWGIETIGK, from the coding sequence ATGCTTGATATAAAAAGAATTCGAGAGAATATGGAACTTGTTCAGGAAGGCCTGAATAAGCGGGGAGATTATGATTTGCAGCCGGTTCTGGAACTGGACGAGAAAAGACGAAGCCTGTTACAGCAGGTAGAGGAAATGAAAAAACGTCAGAATCAGGTTAATAAAGAAATTCCAAAACTGAAAAAAGAAAATAAAGACTGTACCGAAATTTTTGAAGAAATGAAAGAGCTTGCCAACCGGGTTAAAGAACTGGATGGCGAAATCAGAGAAGTTGACGAGTCACTGCGCTTTCAGCTGTTAAGCTTACCCAATGTCCCCAATCCTGATGTGACCGTTGGGAAAGATGATTCTTTTAATAAGGAAGTCCGTAAATGGGGTGAGCCGAGAGTTTTTGATTTTGAAATAAAAGCTCACTGGGATATTGGTGTTGACCTGGATATTCTTGATTTTGAACGGGCAGCAAAAATTACTGGTGCACGATTTTCGATGTTCAAGGCCGAAGGGGCAAGGCTTGAACGGGCACTAATTAACTTCATGCTCTATATTCACTGTACAAAACATCAGTATACTGAAATTTCGCCACCATTCATGGTTAATCGTGACAGTATGACGGGAACTGGACAATTGCCCAAGTTTGAAGAGGATGCCTTTCATTTGCCTTCTAAAGATTATTTTCTGGTGCCAACCGCAGAAGTGCCAGTGACAAATATCTATCGTGATGAGATACTTACAGAAGATGATCTGCCACAGTATCTGACAGCCTATACGCCATGCTTTAGACAGGAAGCCGGATCGGCTGGGCGTGATACCAGAGGGTTAATTAGAAATCATCAGTTTGATAAGGTGGAAATGGTCAAGTTTTCCCATCCAGATCGCTCTTATGAGGAGCTTGAAAGACTGACAAACGATGCGGAAGAAATTCTTCAGTTGCTGGAAATCCCTTATCGTGTAGTGGAGCTCTGTACTGGAGATTTGGGATTCAGTTCTGCTAAGACTTATGATATTGAAGTCTGGATGCCGAGCTACAATCGATATGTGGAAATTTCATCATGTTCAAACTTCGAGGATTATCAGGCTCGCCGGGCAAATATTCGGTACCGTGACGAAAAGACGAAAAAACCGCAATTTGTTCATACGCTAAACGGTTCGGGACTGGCAGTTGGACGAACCCTGGCAGCAATACTGGAAAATTATCAGAATGCTGATGGAACAGTAACAGTACCAGAAAAACTGGTACACGCCATGTGGGGAATAGAAACGATTGGAAAATAA